A single genomic interval of Lathyrus oleraceus cultivar Zhongwan6 chromosome 7, CAAS_Psat_ZW6_1.0, whole genome shotgun sequence harbors:
- the LOC127102104 gene encoding zinc finger BED domain-containing protein RICESLEEPER 2-like encodes MNAIHCYYNRKKFNFGSTLKLNHGLSSSSVLYLRFSKVFSDVKSFHVGYNRMSQTDPVTQSDIVNNLIQAETTEAPPPSVQSSETNNDEENANKKRKVGEASNDSNVIAGDSGNRKPIKSRSWTWEHFTKIGSRAKCNWCDVTYAADSQRNDTSNLKHHLLHQCKKFPKESLDPTQQTLVLQQLKKEDGNGSGSVFTGVHFDAEACRKALARMIIVDELPFKFVEGEGFLHFMSVVQPKLSIPKRITIARDCWDLYTSEKHKLKSVLNKSNQCVCLTTDCWTSVQNLSYLCLTAHFIDHDWKIHKRILNFCPIVNHKGVTIGKKIEKCLEEWLIGNVFTITVDNASSNDVAITYLKNTINDWNSHPLKGGHMHVRCCAHILNLVVQDGLEDYHSSISKIRNAVRYVRASPGRMDRFKTCIKEVRLQEKSIVQLDVSTRWNSTYIMLESALKFQKAFKRLSEKCADFVLMKDGIPNKEDWDNAKCFVNFLKIFFDITKKVSGSTFVTSSQYFNEHIKILTTLNGWIELKSSDNLLGIMAENMKVKYDKYWGKVEKMNMLIFVAVVLDPRHKMQFVRWGLNRAYPNDVAVSLYKKTEETLNKIFESYRLFLGNGQTENVTHSTQEVELVELKAPEDAFALEVEMDMNLNESMQKNELDLYLMENLEKKGPGFDILNWWKVNSNKYPILGQMARDILAIPVSTVASESAFSTGGRVLTCYRSSLTPKTVEALICTQNWCKSSPVSVDIEELVDELENLELELAPIPQLNEGVSDIDSD; translated from the exons ATGAATGCTATTCATTGTTATTATAACCGCAAGAAATTCAATTTCGGCTCAACGTTAAAGTTGAATCATGgcctttcttcttcttcagtTCTCTATTTAAG ATTTTCTAAAGTT ttttctGATGTGAAATCGTTTCATGTTGGTTATAACA GAATGAGCCAAACTGATCCTGTAACTCAATCTGATATTGTCAACAACCTTATTCAG GCTGAAACAACTGAAGCTCCACCTCCATCGGTACAAAGTAGTGAAACAAACAATGATGAAGAAAATGCTAACAAGAAAAGAAAGGTTGGAGAAGCTTCCAATGATTCTAATGTTATAGCTGGAGATTCAGGTAACAGAAAACCTATTAAATCTAGATCTTGGACTTGGGAACATTTTACAAAAATAGGATCAAGAGCTAAGTGTAATTGGTGTGATGTAACATATGCTGCTGATTCACAAAGAAATGACACTAGTAATTTAAAACACCATTTGCTGCATCAGTGTAAGAAGTTTCCAAAAGAGTCTCTTGATCCCACTCAACAGACTCTTGTTCTTCAACAATTGAAAAAAGAAGATGGGAATGGATCTGGTAGTGTTTTCACTGGTGTTCATTTTGATGCCGAGGCATGTAGGAAAGCTTTAGCTAGGATGATTATTGTTGATGAGTTGCCTTTTAAGTTTGTTGAGGGAGAGGGGTTTCTTCATTTTATGAGTGTTGTGCAACCTAAACTCTCAATTCCTAAAAGGATTACAATTGCTAGAGATTGTTGGGATTTGTACACGAGTGAGAAACATAAGTTAAAAAGTGTGCTAAATAAATCAAATCAATGTGTCTGTCTTACAACTGATTGTTGGACATCTGTTCAAAATTTGAGTTATCTTTGTCTCACTGCACATTTCATTGATCATGATTGGAAAATCCATAAAAGGATTCTGAATTTTTGTCCAATTGTGAATCACAAAGGAGTAACCATCGgcaaaaaaattgaaaaatgttTGGAGGAATGGCTAATAGGTAATGTTTTCACCATTACGGTTGATAATGCTAGTTCTAACGATGTTGCTATAACTTACTTGAAAAATACAATTAACGATTGGAATTCTCATCCATTGAAAGGGGGACATATGCATGTTCGCTGTTGTGCACATATTCTGAATCTTGTGGTCCAAGATGGGCTGGAAGACTATCATTCTTCAATTAGTAAGATTAGGAATGCTGTTAGATATGTTCGTGCATCTCCGGGTCGTATGGATAGGTTTAAAACTTGCATTAAGGAAGTTAGGTTACAAGAAAAATCAATTGTTCAGTTGGATGTTTCCACTAGGTGGAATTCCACATATATTATGCTTGAAAGTGCATTGAAGTTTCAAAAGGCATTTAAGAGATTGAGTGAGAAGTGTGCTGATTTTGTGCTGATGAAAGATGGTATTCCTAATAAAGAGGATTGGGATAATGCAAAATGCTTTGTtaattttttgaaaatattttttgatatcACAAAGAAGGTTTCAGGTAGTACTTTTGTGACCTCTTCTCAATATTTTAATGAGCATATTAAGATATTGACTACCTTGAACGGGTGGATAGAATTAAAAAGTTCAGACAACTTGCTTGGAATTATGGCTGAAAATATGAAAGTTAAGTATGATAAATATTGGGGTAAGGTTGAAAAAATGAATATGTTGATCTTTGTTGCTGTTGTGCTTGATCCTCGACATAAGATGCAGTTTGTTAGGTGGGGATTGAACAGGGCATATCCAAATGATGTTGCTGTATCTTTGTATAAAAAAACGGAGGAgacattaaataaaatatttgaGAGTTATAGGCTTTTCCTTGGTAACGGTCAAACTGAAAATGTTACACATTCCACTCAAGAAGTAGAGTTGGTAGAACTTAAAGCACCAGAGGATGCATTTGCTTTAGAGGTTGAGATGGACATGAATCTTAATGAGAGCATGCAGAAAAATGAATTGGATTTGTATCTCATGGAGAATTTGGAGAAGAAAGGTCCTGGTTTTGATATCTTGAATTGGTGGAAGGTGAATTCCAACAAGTATCCTATTCTTGGTCAAATGGCTAGAGATATATTGGCCATTCCTGTATCTACTGTAGCTTCAGAGTCTGCCTTCTCTACCGGAGGTAGAGTGCTTACTTGCTATAGAAGTTCTCTTACGCCAAAAACAGTTGAAGCTTTAATTTGTACACAAAATTGGTGTAAATCTTCCCCGGTGTCGGTGGATATTGAAGAGCTTGTGGATGAGTTAGAAAATCTGGAATTAG AACTTGCTCCAATCCCACAATTGAATGAAGGTGTATCTGATATAGACTCTGATTAG